A region of Lycium barbarum isolate Lr01 chromosome 3, ASM1917538v2, whole genome shotgun sequence DNA encodes the following proteins:
- the LOC132631185 gene encoding non-specific phospholipase C1: MFFQATRFISFFLLYLLLSPCLSFSFPFHHKRGKHHKIDGPIKTLVVLVMENRSFDHILGWLQKTRPDMDGLNGSEFNRVNASDPSSSKIFVSDDAVFVDSDPGHSIQAIREQIFGSNDSSTTNPAPMNGFVQQALNMGVPGMERTVMSGFKPDLLPVYTELANEFGVFDRWFASVPASTQPNRLYVHSATSHGASSNVRKDLIHGFPQKTIFDSLDENGLSFGIYYQNIPATLFYKSLRKLKHIFKFHSYALKFKFHAKLGKLPNYVVIEQRYFDVKVDPANDDHPSHDVGLGQKFVKEVYETLRASPQWKEMALLITYDEHGGFFDHVPTPVSGVPNPDGIIGPPPYYFRFDRLGVRVPAFLISPWIDKATVIHEPTGPKPSSQFEHSSVPATVKKLFNLKSSFLTKRDAWAGSFENYFRLRKTPRNDCPEKLAEVKINLRPWGPREDVKLSEFQIEMIQLASQLNGDHVLKSYPDIGRNMNVGEANQYVEDAVNRFLEAGRAALRAGANESAIVAMRPALTSRPSDGGFNKYLEPY; the protein is encoded by the exons ATGTTTTTCCAGGCGACCCgctttatttcattctttttactTTACCTTCTCTTATCCCCTTGCCTGTCCTTTTCCTTTCCCTTTCACCACAAGCGCGGCAAGCATCACAAAATTGATGGACCCATCAAAACTCTTGTCGTTCTGGTCATGGAAAACCGGTCTTTTGATCACATCCTAGGTTGGCTCCAAAAGACCCGACCCGACATGGATGGGCTGAATGGGTCCGAGTTTAACAGAGTGAATGCCTCAGACCCTTCTTCCTCAAAAATCTTCGTCTCGGATGATGCTGTCTTCGTTGACTCGGACCCGGGTCACTCCATTCAAGCTATCCGTGAACAGATATTCGGGTCGAATGATTCGTCCACCACAAACCCGGCTCCGATGAACGGGTTCGTACAACAGGCTCTAAATATGGGTGTTCCTGGTATGGAGCGAACCGTCATGAGCGGGTTTAAACCGGATTTATTACCGGTTTACACCGAGTTAGCCAACGAGTTTGGTGTTTTTGACCGGTGGTTTGCGTCAGTTCCAGCGTCAACTCAGCCAAACCGGTTATACGTTCATTCAGCAACTTCTCACGGAGCTTCCAGTAATGTCCGTAAAGACTTAATTCATGGGTTCCCTCAAAAGACCATTTTCGATTCTTTGGACGAAAATGGCCTTTCATTTGGAATTTATTACCAAAACATCCCAGCTACGTTGTTTTACAAGTCATTGAGAAAACTCAAACATATATTTAAGTTCCACAGTTATGCGTTGAAGTTTAAATTCCATGCTAAACTTGGGAAACTACCAAATTACGTGGTGATTGAGCAGAGATACTTTGATGTTAAAGTGGACCCAGCAAATGATGATCATCCATCACATGATGTTGGACTTGGACAGAAATTTGTGAAGGAGGTTTATGAGACGTTGAGGGCAAGTCCACAGTGGAAAGAAATGGCATTGTTGATTACGTATGATGAACATGGTGGTTTCTTTGATCATGTACCAACTCCTGTTTCTGGGGTGCCTAATCCTGATGGGATTATTGGTCCTCCACCATATTATTTCAGATTTGACCGCTTGGGTGTACGTGTCCCTGCTTTCTTAATTTCACCATGGATTGACAAGGCCACTG TGATCCATGAGCCAACTGGTCCAAAGCCATCTTCACAATTTGAGCACTCTTCCGTTCCAGCGACTGTAAAAAAACTTTTTAATCTGAAATCAAGTTTCTTAACCAAGCGAGACGCATGGGCTGGGAGCTTCGAGAACTATTTCCGCCTGCGTAAGACTCCTCGTAATGATTGTCCAG AGAAACTTGCCGAGGTGAAGATAAATCTGAGACCATGGGGACCAAGAGAAGATGTAAAACTGTCTGAATTTCAAATAGAAATGATCCAGCTCGCTTCACAGCTTAATGGTGATCATGTTCTCAAAAGCTACCCTGATATTGGACGGAACATGAATGTCGGTGAAGCTAATCAATACGTAGAGGATGCAGTCAACAGGTTCTTGGAAGCTGGTAGGGCTGCTCTGAGAGCTGGAGCAAATGAGTCTGCCATTGTTGCAATGAGACCTGCCCTCACTAGCCGACCATCAGATGGAGGATTTAACAAGTACCTGGAACCCTACTAA